The sequence CAGAATGATTTCTAAGTAATGGAGTAAATATACTTAATTGCAGCCATCTTGTCAAAAGTTCTCCATTACAGTTTCCTCCAAAGCCACCTGTATCTGCACCTATATAAAAGAACCCACACATATTTAAAGAAGGAAGCATTTTCATATTTTGCTCTAAATGAAACCACCAAGAGGAATTATCTCCTGTCCAAATCCCTCCATATCTATGCATTCCAATAGAAGAGGATCTTGATATAAGTAAAAATCTTTTTCCCTTTAATATTTTCCTCAACGCTTCATAAGTAGATTTTGTCATAAAATAACCATATAAATTATGCACTTTCTCATTACAAACTTTTTTCCCATCTATTTCATGATAAAAATTCTTATAATAAGAATCTCTATTTGCTAAACTTGTAAAATTATCTTTTAATTTAAAATAAGAAAAAACATCTAAATTCTTATTTTTTAATTTTTTTTGTGCATATTCAACCGCTTTCTCTAATGCTTCTTGCTCATAAAATATGGCTGGTTCATTCATATCATTCCAAAAGCCTTCAATACCACAATCTGTTAATTTCTGATATTTATCTCCAAACCAAGATTGAGTTTCCTTTTTCATAAAGTCTGGAAAATGAACTTTTCCTGGCCATACGACACCTTCATAAGGTTTTCCTTCTTTATCTTTGCAAAAATAGTCTCCCTTCATTCCTTCTTCATAAATATCGTATCCATTTTCTACTTTTACTCCTGCATCAATTATGGGGATTAAATATATTCCTTCTTTTTTTAAATCTTCTACAAATTCTTTAAATCCACTAAATCTCTCTTGTGATATTGTAAAATCTTTAAAATTATCCATATAATCTAAATCCAGATAAATTCCTTCTATAGGAATATCATTTTCTTTAAAGGTTTTATATACTTTTTTAACTTCTTCTTTATTTCTATATCCCCATCTGCTTTGGAAATAACCAAACCCCCATTTAGGAGGGACATAAGATTTTCCTATAATCTCCAAAAATTTGCTAGAAACTTCTTTTTCATCTTCTCCTTCTAAGATATAAATATAAAAATTTTGTCCATAAATTTTTATATTTATATCCTTCTGATTATAATATCCCATATCGTATGTAATTCTACCAGGAAAATCTATAAAATATCCTCTTACTACTTTTCCAGATACTATAAAAAAATTATGAGCAGAATAAAGCTTTTCTCTGTCTTCAATATGAGAAGGAGTATCTGTGCAATAAGATTCATAAATTCTTCCTCTTTTATTAATTCCTCCTAAATTTTCCCCTAGACCATATATTCTATCTTCTGATAAAAGTTCTATAGAAATTGTAGTACCATCTTTTTGAAATTTTACATCCAAATCACACTTTAGTTTCATTTTTCTTTTTGGTGCAATCACTGCTTTTGTTTCAATAGGAAGTCCATATTGAAACACTTTAGTTCCATTTTTTAATTGATAGGATTCCATGAAAAACCTCCTTTTTTATTATGCAATCGCTTGCACAAAATCATCATCCCCCCTTTTTATCTTTAATATAATTTATGTAGCTGTTTAGATTTTATGACCATATATCTTAAAAATAAAATTCATGATGCAACCGTTTGCATCTATTTTATATAAATCATATCGTATTTTTCATCATTTGTAAAGCTTTTTGTATTTTATTTTGTTATTTTAATTTTATCTCTAAAAATATTATGGTCTTCTATAATTTTAAAATCTTTATGATAATAATTTTTTAATTTATCTATAATAGCATCTAATTTAAATCTATGAATTGTATGAGGATGAAGATGAAGATATAATATTTGTTTGGCTTTTAAATTAGAATTCCTTTTTAAAATTTTATCAATTTCTATAAAAATACTATTAATAGAAATCACTCTCCCCGTTCCTTCACATAGCGGACAAGGTTGCTTTAAAACTTTTTCTATGGGCTTTTTCTGTTTTTTTCTTGTCATCTCTACTAATCCTAAATGCGTTATCCCTAATACATTTGTTTTTGTTCTATCCTCCTGGAGAACTTGTTGTAATCTATCTAAAACTTTTTCGCTATTTTCTTGTTTTTCCATATCAATAAAATCTATAATAATAATTCCTCCAATATCTCTTAAACGTAATTGCTTTCCAATCTCTTCTGCAGCCTCTAAATTGGTTTTTAAGATAGTATCTTCTAAACTAGTATTCCCTATAAATTTTCCAGTATTTACATCTATTACTGTTAAGGCTTCTGTCTGATCAATAACAATGTATCCTCCGCTTTTTAACCATACTTTATTTTGGAGAAGTTCTCTTATTTGAGAATTCAATCCATAATAATCAAAAATATCCATAAATTCATCAAAATAAATTATCTTTCTTTTTAATGCAGGAGATATTCCTTCCACCATTTCTATTACCTTACAATAATGTTTTTTTTCATTAATAATAAATTCATCAATCTCCTCGGTAAATAAATCCCTTACGATTTTATAAGTAAGTTCTAATTCTCTATAAATAAGTTTAGGTGCAATAGTTGTTTTATCCTTTTTTTGGATATCATTCCATATATTTATCAAAAAATTTAAATCTAAATAAAATTCTTCTTTGTCAATACCTTGTGCCTCTGTGCGAATAATCATTCCCATATTATCTATTTTACATTCTTGAGCAAGTTTTTTGAGTCTCTCTCTTTCTTTTTCTTCAGTAATTCGTTTAGAAACTCCAATATAATCAGAAGTAGGCATTAAAACAATATATCGACCCGGTAAAGTAATATTCGTCGTTACCTTGGGCCCTTTTTGAGCAAAAGGTTCTTTTAATACTTGCACTAATATTTCTTCACCTTGGTTTATGATTTGACGAATAGGAGGTAATACCTCTAATTCGTCTTTTCTTTTTATTGCATCTCTAACGTATAAAAATGCATTTTTTTCAAGTCCTATATTAACAAAAGCTGCCTGCATACCAGGCAGTACATTTTCTACTCTTCCTTTATAAATATTTCCTACTATCCTCCTATAATTTTGTTGTTCAATATAAAATTCTTTTAATTCTTTATTTTCTACTAAAGCAATCCTAGATTCTTGCTCATTGATATCTGCAATTATTCTTTTCACAATTTTTCTCTCCTATTATGTAAATAATTTTATAGGGCTAACAAATTGATCTCCATCTCGTGCCAATAAATCTATCCTATGAATTTTTAGTCTATCATATTCTAAAAAATAATCTCCAAAATCAGAAAACTTTTGTATTACTCTTTCTGGTTTTATATTATTATGACTTCCAGCTGCTAATATCATTCTAAAGTAAATCGATTGTCTTTCTATTTTTTCTATTAAAAATTCATTTATAAATGGACGAATATCTTTTTCTTTTATCCTTCCTTTTTTATCTCTTTTTTCAATATAAATCTCTTCTTGTGTTAAAAAATCTAACATTCTTTTTTTTATTTGCTCTAATTGTATAGGCTGTTTAACTTTTATTTTTACTCTATAAATTCCCTTTTCAATAATAGACATTAAAGAAGGATGACTTTTTATGCTGATTTTACAATCAAGTATTTTTAACCCTGTGGGAAGTGACTGATTTAATTTGTTGAGCAATTGATTTTCTTCTATAAAAGAATTTAGTTCCACATCTATATATTCTCCTTCACTAGTCATACCTACTGGAACAGCCATGGCAAAAGAAATTTTAGGATGAGGATTAAATCCCTGAGAATAAGTAATATCAATCTCTGCCCTTCTAAGTGCTCTTTGAAAGGTCCTTTGTAAATCTAAATGAGAAATGTATCGTACATTTTCTCCTTTTTCAAATTTCATTCTAGCAACTACCATAGCATGTCCACCCTCCATCAAAATCTTGAATTCCACAATTTACACAGCCTTTTCTACAATAGGGAGTAACCTTCTCCCTTAGTGCATTTTTATGTTCTCGTATCAAAAATTCTTTCGTCACTCCAATATCAATAAAATCCCAAGGTAAAATCTCATCGTATTGTCTTCTTCGATTAGCATAAAAATCTGGATCAATTCGATTTTCCTTAAAAGCTTCTATCCAGCTAGAAAAATTAAAATGTTCATTCCATCCATCAAATTTACATCCCTTTTGCCAAGCAGTTAAAATAACTTTTCCTAATCTTCTATCTCCTCGTGCAAATACTGCTTCCAAAAAGCTAGTTTTAGAATCATGCCAACTATAATGTATCCTTCTATTTTTTATTTTCCTTTTTAAAAATTTTTGTTTCTCCTTCAATTCCTCTATAGTATTTTGAGGCTCCCATTGAAAGGGTGTAAAAGGTTTTGGTACAAAAGAAGAAGTGCTGATAGTAATTTTAACATTTTTATTCCTCTTTTCTCTATCTACTTGATAATACTGCTCTAATACCTTATTTCCTAAATTGGCAATTTCCTCTATATCCTCATAAGTTTCAGTAGGCAATCCAATCATAAAATAAAGTTTTATCGTTCCCCAACCAGATTTAAAAGCTTCCTCAGTAGAATTTAGCAAATCTTTTTCAGTAACCCCTTTATTAATTACATTTCTCAGTCTTTGGGTCCCAGCCTCTGGAGCAAAGGTAAGTCCTGTTTTTCTTATTTTTTGGATTTCTTCTATCAATTTTACAGAAAAAGAATCAATTCTTAAAGAAGGAAGAGAAAGTCCCACTCCCTTGTCCTGATACTCTTGTATGAGATTTTTTACTAAAGACATCAGTTGAGTATAATCACTTGTACTCAAGGAAGATAGGGATAATTCTTCATATCCTGTATTTTGAATTAACTTTCTAGCTATACTTTGCAATGTTTTAAAAGATTTTTCTCTAACAGGACGATAAATCATACCCGCTTGACAAAAACGACATCCTCTAGTACATCCCCTAAAGATTTCCAACATTACTCTATCATGAGTAATATTTGTATAAGGTACAATCATTTTACTAGGATAATAAGCATGATCTAAATCTTTTATAATTCTTTTGCTAATACGTTGAGGTGCATCTGAAATAAGAGGATAAAATTTTTTAATTTTCCCCTCTTCATCATACTTTACATTATAAAAAGCTGGAATATACACTCCTTTGATAGATAGAATAGAATAGAGAAAATCCATTCGACTCCCTTTTGTTTTTTTCCATTTTCTATAAACTTCTAATATTTCCAATAATACGTCTTCAGCTTCTCCTAAAACTACAATATCTACAAAATCTGCTAAAGGCTCTGGATTATAAGCACAAGGACCCCCTACCATTACAAAAGGATGTTCTTTTGTTCGATCCTTTGCTAAAAGAGGAATATTAGATAAATCCAACATATTTAAGATCGTACTATAGCTCATTTCATATTGTAAAGTAAATCCAAGAAAATCAAAATTTGTGATAGAATCCATAGTTTCTAAAGCAAATAAAGGAATTTTATGTTTTCTCATTTCTCTCTCCATATCTATCATGGGAGCAAATACTCTTTCACAAAATATATCTTCTTGTTCATTTAGTAGATGATATAAAATTTTCATTCCCAGATGAGACATTCCTATCTCATAGATATCTGGAAAAGCAAAAGCATATCTTATGGTATCTGCTTTTATTTCTTTATGAACGCTATTAAATTCATTTCCAACATATTGAACAGGATTTTTTACCTTTGGAAGTATTTCATCAAGTATTTTTTCTTTCATTTGTTTCTCCTTTTTTAATTATAATCTATTATGTAACTATCCTCATTTTATCAATAATTATTCCTTTTTTCCAATATATTTTTTACTTTACCATGCATTCCATATTCTAAAATAGCTGACAATATTTCATCTTCTGTTAAGATTCCTTTTAAAGCATAGTGTTCATTTAATACATAAATAATATAAAATTTTTTAGGAGTAAACTGCCTAGATATTTCTCCTAATGTAGTCTCTGGAAGTACTGTCATATGTTGCGACTCCATGGAACCTTGTTTATTTAAACTTTCTTTTTTACTAGCAAAATCTCTCATTGTAATGTAAGCAGTCATTTTTTGTTCCTTATTAGATTTTATATAAATAAAAATTCCTAATAAAATAAAAGTAATATTATAACTTTCCAATGAAAAGATAAAAATATTTATTCCAATTAAAAAAAAAGCAAATAATTTAGAAAAAATAACAATGATTCTAGTAGCATTTTTATAACCAAATAAATAAGATAATAAACTTCTAACAATCCTTCCTCCATCTAATGGCAAAACCGGAATTAAATTAAAGATACCAATTATTAAATTGCTAAAAATAATAAAATCTACATTACTATTTTTTAATCCAAAATATTTTTGAAAAAAAAACACAGTAGCGGATATCACCAAATTAAATATTGGTCCCGCTGCTGAGATAAAAATCTCTTCTCTATTTGTAAAATTTAGACTCTTATCTAACTTTACAACTCCACCAAAGGGAAGAATTTCTAATTCCTTTATTTTTATACCAAAAAACATCGCTATTAATCCATGGGATAATTCATGCAGGATAATAATTATTAATAAAATAATCATAATCTTACCATACCCTAAAAAATATAACAAAAACATAATAGGAATAAATAAAATATGTATGGAAAAGATGATCCCATGAACTTTTACTATTTTCACTAGGATATCACTTCCTTTAGTTTGCTGTATCTACTTTTAAATCCATATAATCTAATGGATCTACTGCCTGATCCCCTTTCCATAACTCAAAATATAATATGGAAGAATGTCCCTTTTCAACAGTTTTAGTTTTTCCTATAATATCTCCTCGCTGTATTTGCTCATCTATTCTTAAGGAAGATTCATAGCATCCTTCATAAATACTTTTCATAGAATTATTATGTTGTATTGTTATCTTTTTCCCACCATCAACACTTTTCTGAATACTTACAATTTTTCCTTGATCAATTGCTTGAATATCGCTAGAAGATTTTGTAGATATTTCAATTCCTCTTGCTTCTATTTCCGTTTTAAAAATAGGATGAATCTTATCTCCAAAAGGAGAAGTTACCGTTCCTTCTACCGGTGGTAAATACTTTGTATCAGTATCCTTTTTCTGTATTCCTTTTCTTTGTATCCCTGTCCATTCTTGAATTTGATTGCTAATAGTTGTAATTACAGCATTATCATTAGGAATTTCTTCATTGAAATCAATTTCATAATTCATGGCCCATTTAACTCCTTGAGTTATTTTTCTTGTAGTAGAAAAGGGTAAAGCATTTGCTGCATAAATTACAGCAAATAAAGAAGTACATAAAATCAATCTAACAATATTTTTCTTTATAAATTTTTCCCTATTTAATAATCTGACTTCTAAATCTTCATCAGGAAATAAATCTTCTTCTCGCTTTACGCTACTTCTTAATTTAGGTTCTAAGCGAATTCTAGTATTTTTACTGTTATATTTATTTTCTTCCATGGTAGATCAACTCCTTTATCTGAAATTATCCTTTTGTACATTAATATAATATATTTTTAAGCTAAAATTTTTATTACTCTATTGAATAAAAAAAGACAAAGGAAAGAATTCCTTTGTCCATAAATTATAAAAATGAGTATTTTTGTTAAAATTTAATTTTATGCCGCCTCATAGTAATATTTAGTACCAACCCTACTGCAATCATATTAGTTAATAAAGAACTACCACCATAACTAATAAAAGGAAGAGTAATTCCTGTAATAGGCATTAATCCAATAGTCATTCCTATATTTTCTAC is a genomic window of Garciella nitratireducens DSM 15102 containing:
- a CDS encoding M23 family metallopeptidase yields the protein MEENKYNSKNTRIRLEPKLRSSVKREEDLFPDEDLEVRLLNREKFIKKNIVRLILCTSLFAVIYAANALPFSTTRKITQGVKWAMNYEIDFNEEIPNDNAVITTISNQIQEWTGIQRKGIQKKDTDTKYLPPVEGTVTSPFGDKIHPIFKTEIEARGIEISTKSSSDIQAIDQGKIVSIQKSVDGGKKITIQHNNSMKSIYEGCYESSLRIDEQIQRGDIIGKTKTVEKGHSSILYFELWKGDQAVDPLDYMDLKVDTAN
- a CDS encoding M50 family metallopeptidase, whose product is MKIVKVHGIIFSIHILFIPIMFLLYFLGYGKIMIILLIIIILHELSHGLIAMFFGIKIKELEILPFGGVVKLDKSLNFTNREEIFISAAGPIFNLVISATVFFFQKYFGLKNSNVDFIIFSNLIIGIFNLIPVLPLDGGRIVRSLLSYLFGYKNATRIIVIFSKLFAFFLIGINIFIFSLESYNITFILLGIFIYIKSNKEQKMTAYITMRDFASKKESLNKQGSMESQHMTVLPETTLGEISRQFTPKKFYIIYVLNEHYALKGILTEDEILSAILEYGMHGKVKNILEKRNNY
- a CDS encoding Rne/Rng family ribonuclease, which gives rise to MKRIIADINEQESRIALVENKELKEFYIEQQNYRRIVGNIYKGRVENVLPGMQAAFVNIGLEKNAFLYVRDAIKRKDELEVLPPIRQIINQGEEILVQVLKEPFAQKGPKVTTNITLPGRYIVLMPTSDYIGVSKRITEEKERERLKKLAQECKIDNMGMIIRTEAQGIDKEEFYLDLNFLINIWNDIQKKDKTTIAPKLIYRELELTYKIVRDLFTEEIDEFIINEKKHYCKVIEMVEGISPALKRKIIYFDEFMDIFDYYGLNSQIRELLQNKVWLKSGGYIVIDQTEALTVIDVNTGKFIGNTSLEDTILKTNLEAAEEIGKQLRLRDIGGIIIIDFIDMEKQENSEKVLDRLQQVLQEDRTKTNVLGITHLGLVEMTRKKQKKPIEKVLKQPCPLCEGTGRVISINSIFIEIDKILKRNSNLKAKQILYLHLHPHTIHRFKLDAIIDKLKNYYHKDFKIIEDHNIFRDKIKITK
- a CDS encoding TIGR03960 family B12-binding radical SAM protein, producing MKEKILDEILPKVKNPVQYVGNEFNSVHKEIKADTIRYAFAFPDIYEIGMSHLGMKILYHLLNEQEDIFCERVFAPMIDMEREMRKHKIPLFALETMDSITNFDFLGFTLQYEMSYSTILNMLDLSNIPLLAKDRTKEHPFVMVGGPCAYNPEPLADFVDIVVLGEAEDVLLEILEVYRKWKKTKGSRMDFLYSILSIKGVYIPAFYNVKYDEEGKIKKFYPLISDAPQRISKRIIKDLDHAYYPSKMIVPYTNITHDRVMLEIFRGCTRGCRFCQAGMIYRPVREKSFKTLQSIARKLIQNTGYEELSLSSLSTSDYTQLMSLVKNLIQEYQDKGVGLSLPSLRIDSFSVKLIEEIQKIRKTGLTFAPEAGTQRLRNVINKGVTEKDLLNSTEEAFKSGWGTIKLYFMIGLPTETYEDIEEIANLGNKVLEQYYQVDREKRNKNVKITISTSSFVPKPFTPFQWEPQNTIEELKEKQKFLKRKIKNRRIHYSWHDSKTSFLEAVFARGDRRLGKVILTAWQKGCKFDGWNEHFNFSSWIEAFKENRIDPDFYANRRRQYDEILPWDFIDIGVTKEFLIREHKNALREKVTPYCRKGCVNCGIQDFDGGWTCYGSC
- a CDS encoding TIM-barrel domain-containing protein; translation: MESYQLKNGTKVFQYGLPIETKAVIAPKRKMKLKCDLDVKFQKDGTTISIELLSEDRIYGLGENLGGINKRGRIYESYCTDTPSHIEDREKLYSAHNFFIVSGKVVRGYFIDFPGRITYDMGYYNQKDINIKIYGQNFYIYILEGEDEKEVSSKFLEIIGKSYVPPKWGFGYFQSRWGYRNKEEVKKVYKTFKENDIPIEGIYLDLDYMDNFKDFTISQERFSGFKEFVEDLKKEGIYLIPIIDAGVKVENGYDIYEEGMKGDYFCKDKEGKPYEGVVWPGKVHFPDFMKKETQSWFGDKYQKLTDCGIEGFWNDMNEPAIFYEQEALEKAVEYAQKKLKNKNLDVFSYFKLKDNFTSLANRDSYYKNFYHEIDGKKVCNEKVHNLYGYFMTKSTYEALRKILKGKRFLLISRSSSIGMHRYGGIWTGDNSSWWFHLEQNMKMLPSLNMCGFFYIGADTGGFGGNCNGELLTRWLQLSIFTPLLRNHSAMGCNNQEPYAFTKKVLKNTRNLIKARYSLIPYIYSEYMKSVNHYHLMFQPLSFEFKDVLAKEIEDQILLGDQVMIAPVCIPNYKGRYVYFPEEMLEISFMHPKKMIGIRKKGIHYINYRLEDFKFFIRKNAMIPYVKSCKNLKKLDQKNLKILAYVDNEAIYNLYDDDGISYDFIKGKRFSTRIKIIKKENNYEIKVHNTNPSIKNIEFKIIDSENHITEKDISFINKNQ
- a CDS encoding TIGR03936 family radical SAM-associated protein, which translates into the protein MVVARMKFEKGENVRYISHLDLQRTFQRALRRAEIDITYSQGFNPHPKISFAMAVPVGMTSEGEYIDVELNSFIEENQLLNKLNQSLPTGLKILDCKISIKSHPSLMSIIEKGIYRVKIKVKQPIQLEQIKKRMLDFLTQEEIYIEKRDKKGRIKEKDIRPFINEFLIEKIERQSIYFRMILAAGSHNNIKPERVIQKFSDFGDYFLEYDRLKIHRIDLLARDGDQFVSPIKLFT